The uncultured Fretibacterium sp. genome has a window encoding:
- a CDS encoding PocR ligand-binding domain-containing protein produces MGAQSNIIKNNILTETISFEQDGQGKTKGTAAPNEGFEYGSLEWWHETVDIEKLNELLRSFARLFQVGVCLLTPKGRKVILVSVSEFCDYVHSIRKGKAICDACDKRALRTSLKQGDIHIYTCSNGLTDLCAPLHINGRLAGFLASGQVQPGLTGDAELEAISRRWTFVRNDEERAFLMEKYRQLPIMDETELKRALEIIRLLSTQIVELCEINLARQKILEQSLLLSQQRQKSAGMEHALHRAQLKALRSQINPHFLFNSLNCIARLALFEAADRTVEMTEQLADYLRYTLQEQGEHGLVSLGEELQCVRSYLAIYRVRFGDRLSFFIKEDPEVRECLVPFMLIQPLAENALIHGLEPSLREGRLLLTAKKDGDAIHVVLRDNGVGFKASGFREGMGLANVRKRLSLYYGKSASLDVRSVPCGGTRVELRLPERPVNLP; encoded by the coding sequence ATGGGGGCACAAAGTAATATCATAAAAAATAACATATTAACAGAAACAATATCATTCGAACAGGACGGGCAAGGCAAGACGAAGGGGACGGCTGCGCCCAACGAAGGATTCGAGTACGGCTCCCTCGAGTGGTGGCACGAGACGGTGGACATCGAGAAGCTGAATGAGCTCCTGCGGAGTTTTGCCCGTCTCTTCCAGGTGGGCGTTTGCCTGCTGACCCCGAAGGGGCGGAAGGTCATCTTGGTGAGCGTCTCGGAGTTCTGCGACTACGTGCACTCGATACGCAAGGGAAAGGCCATCTGCGACGCGTGCGACAAAAGGGCCCTGCGGACCTCGCTGAAACAGGGGGACATTCATATTTACACCTGTTCCAACGGCCTCACCGATCTGTGCGCCCCCCTTCATATCAACGGCCGCCTCGCGGGCTTTCTGGCCTCGGGGCAGGTTCAGCCCGGGCTCACCGGCGACGCGGAGCTCGAGGCCATCTCGAGACGGTGGACCTTTGTGAGAAACGACGAGGAGCGCGCTTTCCTGATGGAAAAGTATCGACAACTCCCCATCATGGATGAGACGGAGCTGAAACGTGCGCTCGAGATCATACGCCTGCTCTCCACCCAGATCGTCGAACTGTGCGAGATCAACCTGGCCCGGCAGAAGATCCTGGAACAGAGCCTTCTGCTCTCCCAGCAAAGACAAAAGAGCGCGGGCATGGAGCACGCGCTTCACCGCGCCCAGCTGAAGGCTCTGAGGAGCCAGATCAACCCCCACTTCCTCTTCAACAGCCTGAACTGCATCGCGCGCCTCGCCCTGTTCGAGGCGGCGGATAGGACGGTGGAGATGACCGAGCAGCTCGCGGACTATCTGCGCTACACACTGCAGGAACAGGGAGAGCACGGATTGGTCTCTCTCGGCGAGGAGCTTCAGTGCGTGCGCAGCTATCTTGCCATATACCGTGTGCGGTTTGGAGACCGCCTCTCCTTCTTCATCAAGGAGGATCCGGAGGTCCGGGAGTGCTTGGTGCCCTTCATGCTGATCCAGCCCTTGGCGGAGAACGCCCTGATCCATGGGCTTGAACCTTCGCTTCGGGAGGGCAGGCTCTTGCTGACGGCGAAAAAAGACGGGGATGCCATTCACGTCGTCCTGAGGGACAACGGGGTGGGGTTCAAGGCGAGCGGCTTTCGGGAGGGGATGGGGTTGGCGAACGTCCGAAAGCGGCTGAGCCTCTACTATGGGAAGTCCGCATCCCTGGACGTCCGAAGCGTCCCTTGCGGAGGAACCCGTGTCGAGCTGCGTCTCCCGGAGAGGCCGGTGAACCTTCCATGA
- a CDS encoding thiamine pyrophosphate-dependent dehydrogenase E1 component subunit alpha produces the protein MKVTKEKLLDMYRTMFMIRSFELKAAELFAAGRIPGFVHLYVGEEAVATGVCANLKESDYITSTHRGHGHLLAKGGDVNLMMAEVFGKASGYCKGKGGSMHIADVNLGILGANGIVGAGFPIAVGAAFSCKYRKTGDVVVCFFGDAASNRGTFHEGINFASIHKLPVVFVCENNMYGISNYQKAGMNINDIADRAEGYGIPGASVDGNDVMAVYEAASAAIENARKGDGPSLIECKTWRQRGHFEGDPGKYKDPEEQKSWVAKDPLPRLEKRLEELKYASGDELESMRKEIVQKIEAAVRFAESGADPAPSELLTDVLA, from the coding sequence ATGAAGGTCACGAAAGAGAAACTCCTGGACATGTACAGGACGATGTTCATGATTCGTTCCTTCGAACTGAAGGCGGCCGAGCTCTTCGCGGCCGGAAGGATCCCGGGCTTCGTCCACCTCTACGTGGGGGAGGAGGCCGTCGCCACGGGGGTATGCGCCAATCTGAAGGAGAGCGACTACATCACCAGCACCCACCGCGGGCATGGACACCTGCTGGCCAAGGGGGGCGACGTCAACCTGATGATGGCCGAAGTCTTCGGGAAGGCCTCGGGTTACTGCAAGGGCAAGGGGGGATCCATGCACATCGCCGACGTGAACCTGGGTATCCTCGGGGCCAACGGAATCGTGGGGGCGGGGTTCCCGATCGCCGTCGGCGCGGCGTTCTCCTGCAAATACCGTAAGACCGGCGACGTGGTGGTCTGCTTCTTCGGGGACGCAGCCTCGAACCGGGGGACGTTCCACGAGGGGATCAACTTCGCCTCCATCCACAAACTGCCGGTCGTCTTCGTCTGCGAGAACAACATGTACGGCATCTCCAACTATCAGAAGGCGGGCATGAACATCAACGACATCGCGGACCGGGCCGAGGGATACGGCATACCGGGTGCGAGTGTGGACGGCAACGACGTCATGGCCGTCTACGAGGCGGCGAGTGCGGCGATCGAAAACGCCCGGAAGGGCGACGGGCCGAGTCTGATCGAGTGCAAGACCTGGCGTCAGCGCGGCCATTTCGAGGGTGATCCCGGGAAGTACAAGGATCCCGAGGAGCAGAAGAGCTGGGTCGCCAAGGACCCGTTGCCACGTCTCGAGAAGCGCCTGGAGGAGCTGAAGTACGCGTCCGGGGACGAGCTCGAGTCCATGCGGAAGGAGATCGTTCAGAAGATCGAGGCCGCGGTCCGGTTTGCGGAGAGCGGCGCCGACCCCGCGCCAAGCGAGCTGCTCACCGACGTGCTGGCCTGA
- a CDS encoding dihydrolipoamide acetyltransferase family protein, protein MATEITMPKLGLTMKVGRIGKWLKKEGDLVKKGEAIAEVLTDKITNVLEAAVEGVLLRIAAPVGTQLPVGGVMGYIGAAGESVPDAVGPAPAAEAAKPAAPVSAPGPVPGSSEKRPRATPVARKLAEQHGVDLSRLVGTGPNGSIVREDVEKALAQGIPAPSAPAEPEVLEVMPYAGLRQVIGENMLKSWLEVPKVDHHASVDMTELLAARRAINEGLPEGERVSVTDLLVLLVARALEKKRIFNAHMEPDGIKIYRNVHMGIAIALENALVVPVVRDANKKRLREISAEIRDLAARARENRLTETDFIGGTFTLTNLGGYRSTEHFTPIINPPQAAILGIGRTRDMPAAVDGEVRIRPMMALSLSHDHRIVDGAPAAEFLGILMRMIEAPSRALY, encoded by the coding sequence ATGGCAACCGAGATCACAATGCCCAAGCTGGGGCTCACCATGAAGGTCGGCAGGATAGGTAAATGGCTCAAGAAAGAGGGCGATCTCGTCAAAAAGGGCGAGGCGATCGCGGAGGTGTTGACGGACAAGATCACAAACGTGCTCGAGGCCGCGGTGGAGGGGGTGCTTCTGAGGATCGCGGCTCCCGTCGGCACGCAGCTTCCCGTGGGTGGGGTGATGGGCTATATTGGGGCGGCCGGCGAGAGCGTTCCCGACGCGGTGGGACCGGCACCGGCCGCCGAGGCGGCGAAGCCCGCTGCGCCGGTGTCCGCGCCGGGCCCGGTTCCGGGCTCCAGCGAGAAAAGGCCGAGGGCGACACCCGTGGCCCGCAAGCTGGCCGAGCAACACGGCGTCGACCTGTCGCGCCTCGTGGGTACGGGGCCGAACGGCAGTATTGTGCGCGAGGACGTGGAAAAGGCCCTGGCGCAGGGCATCCCTGCTCCATCGGCCCCGGCCGAGCCTGAGGTGTTGGAGGTCATGCCCTACGCCGGGCTGCGTCAGGTCATCGGGGAGAACATGCTGAAGAGCTGGCTGGAGGTCCCGAAGGTCGACCATCACGCCAGCGTGGACATGACGGAACTGCTGGCCGCGAGGCGGGCCATCAACGAGGGGCTGCCGGAGGGCGAGAGGGTCTCCGTGACGGACCTTCTCGTCTTGCTCGTCGCCCGGGCCCTGGAGAAGAAGAGGATCTTCAACGCGCACATGGAGCCGGATGGGATTAAAATCTACCGCAACGTCCACATGGGGATAGCGATTGCGCTGGAAAACGCCCTGGTGGTGCCCGTCGTGCGTGACGCCAACAAGAAACGGCTCCGCGAGATCAGCGCGGAGATTAGGGACTTGGCGGCGCGGGCGCGGGAGAACCGCCTGACGGAGACGGATTTCATCGGAGGGACCTTTACCCTGACGAACCTGGGCGGATACCGTTCGACAGAGCACTTTACACCGATCATCAACCCGCCTCAGGCGGCCATTCTGGGCATCGGCCGCACCAGGGACATGCCGGCCGCTGTAGACGGGGAGGTCCGCATCCGGCCGATGATGGCGCTGTCGCTGTCGCACGACCACAGGATTGTGGACGGCGCTCCGGCGGCGGAGTTCCTGGGCATTCTGATGCGGATGATCGAGGCGCCCTCCCGGGCGTTGTATTAG
- a CDS encoding MFS transporter, with product MANHRKSLAVLLVFTFFMVTGFEMIMPLIIGHYVDDLGFLATKVALALAVRKFSQQGLAMFGGLLADRRDIRSLISLGMFLRVLGFSALGFTRTFPGLLLSMAFIGFGGVLFEPAYQTAIAFLTTDGNRARYLSLNNTVVGVASTLGPLIGALLLRVDFRGVCLGAAACFLINLAIAAAWMPRVHGGTRPVPVRRSFSTLAGDGRYLRFVGLMVVFWLAASQIDISFPLRIREIAGTPESVSWMYSVYAAVTALFQYPLVSWLLRRYSPRRIAAAGTGIVGLSLLCVPLVARTGPFLALVALLTLGMLLARPNQQSLALALADREATGLYVGFNYLGFAVGSGGGALLGGMLFDLSRLWGTPNLPWPLYGVVALLAAVGFARGREFDGV from the coding sequence GTGGCGAACCACAGGAAAAGCCTGGCCGTCCTGCTGGTCTTCACCTTCTTCATGGTGACGGGCTTCGAGATGATCATGCCGCTGATCATCGGGCACTACGTCGACGACCTCGGATTTCTCGCGACGAAGGTCGCCCTTGCCCTGGCAGTCAGGAAGTTCTCGCAGCAGGGGCTGGCGATGTTCGGGGGGCTTCTGGCGGACCGCCGGGACATCAGAAGCCTGATTTCCCTCGGGATGTTTCTGCGGGTGCTGGGATTTTCTGCGCTGGGCTTTACGCGGACGTTTCCCGGACTGCTGCTGTCCATGGCCTTCATCGGGTTCGGCGGCGTCCTGTTCGAGCCCGCCTACCAGACGGCTATCGCTTTTTTGACGACGGACGGGAACCGTGCGCGTTACCTCTCGCTGAACAACACCGTCGTCGGAGTCGCCTCCACCCTGGGGCCCCTGATCGGGGCGCTGCTGCTGAGGGTCGATTTCCGCGGGGTCTGTCTTGGGGCCGCGGCCTGTTTCCTGATCAATCTGGCCATCGCGGCGGCGTGGATGCCGCGCGTCCACGGCGGCACGCGTCCCGTCCCGGTCCGGCGGTCCTTCTCGACCCTGGCCGGGGATGGGCGCTACCTCCGTTTCGTCGGTCTGATGGTCGTGTTCTGGCTGGCCGCGTCCCAGATCGACATCAGCTTCCCCCTGCGCATCCGGGAGATAGCCGGGACGCCGGAGAGCGTCAGCTGGATGTACTCCGTCTACGCGGCGGTCACCGCCCTGTTTCAATATCCCCTGGTCTCGTGGCTGCTCAGGAGATACAGCCCGCGGCGGATTGCGGCTGCGGGGACGGGAATCGTGGGGCTGTCCCTCCTCTGCGTTCCCCTCGTGGCGCGGACGGGACCGTTCCTGGCGCTCGTCGCCCTGCTGACGCTCGGGATGCTGCTCGCGCGCCCCAACCAGCAGAGCCTGGCCCTGGCCCTGGCGGACAGGGAGGCGACGGGGCTCTACGTGGGGTTCAACTACCTCGGGTTCGCCGTTGGCAGCGGAGGAGGAGCGCTTCTCGGCGGGATGCTCTTCGACCTGTCCCGCCTTTGGGGAACGCCGAACCTTCCGTGGCCGCTGTACGGGGTCGTCGCCCTGCTTGCGGCGGTGGGGTTCGCGAGGGGAAGGGAGTTCGACGGGGTGTGA
- a CDS encoding LysR family transcriptional regulator: MNTEFLRSFLDVVETGSFTRSACRLHVSQSTISGRVQELEREVGQTLLTRLRGRVEPTAAGNELVGYAERILSLEKSALERIGTMGRDPGRLLVGCVHAFFDCFPEEVHRLRNALPRSAFRLVLRHSSEVIDRVLSGAFDVGYTHHPCNRKGYVCDLLYRDAMLLVTRGANPRRREGVRLRDLPGLPILYSSFLDTHTVRQLFGRLPSFELDIDIGSKIIPYVLKEDKYSFLPRRLIGGHLDSGALAAVPLLDFELPPLEYFVLYSLTHPHAEAIRAGRHFSASRV; this comes from the coding sequence ATGAACACGGAATTTCTCAGGTCGTTTCTGGACGTCGTCGAGACGGGGAGCTTCACGAGGTCCGCGTGCAGGCTCCACGTCTCCCAGTCCACGATCAGCGGGCGCGTGCAGGAGCTGGAGCGTGAGGTTGGGCAGACGCTGCTTACGCGGCTCCGAGGGCGCGTGGAGCCCACCGCGGCGGGAAACGAACTGGTCGGCTACGCGGAGAGAATTCTGTCGCTGGAAAAGAGCGCCCTCGAGCGCATCGGAACGATGGGACGGGACCCCGGGCGTCTGCTGGTCGGCTGCGTCCACGCTTTTTTCGATTGTTTTCCGGAGGAGGTTCACAGGCTTCGGAACGCACTGCCCCGCAGCGCGTTCCGTCTGGTCCTGAGACATTCGAGCGAGGTCATCGACAGGGTCCTGAGCGGAGCCTTCGACGTCGGCTACACCCATCATCCCTGCAATCGGAAGGGGTATGTCTGCGACCTGCTGTACCGCGACGCGATGCTGCTGGTGACCCGCGGCGCCAACCCCAGGCGCCGCGAGGGCGTCCGCCTGCGGGACCTGCCCGGCCTTCCCATCCTGTACTCCAGCTTCCTGGACACGCATACGGTCAGGCAGCTGTTCGGACGGCTCCCCAGCTTCGAGCTGGATATCGACATCGGCAGCAAGATCATCCCCTACGTCCTGAAGGAGGACAAGTACAGCTTCCTGCCCCGCAGGCTGATCGGAGGACATCTGGACTCGGGCGCCCTCGCGGCGGTCCCGCTGCTGGACTTCGAGCTCCCTCCCCTGGAGTACTTCGTCCTGTACTCCCTGACGCACCCGCACGCCGAGGCCATTCGGGCGGGCCGGCATTTTTCAGCCTCCCGTGTATAG
- a CDS encoding Lin0512 family protein, whose protein sequence is MRRFIVELGMGSDLHGGDVTKAAMRAVRDAVSRSCLCGLFEVAGLKRPEDMFIHLKVCCPTPERLDREQVAGSVPFGKVELEVREGGMVAEGIQLPQLGEGSSIVVALVSLTVCVE, encoded by the coding sequence ATGAGGCGTTTCATTGTGGAGCTGGGTATGGGGTCGGATCTTCATGGAGGAGATGTCACGAAGGCGGCGATGCGGGCGGTGCGCGATGCCGTGTCCAGAAGTTGCCTTTGCGGCCTCTTCGAGGTGGCCGGATTGAAGCGTCCGGAGGACATGTTCATTCACCTGAAGGTGTGCTGCCCCACACCGGAGCGGCTGGACAGGGAACAGGTGGCCGGGTCGGTTCCCTTCGGCAAGGTGGAGCTCGAGGTTCGGGAGGGAGGGATGGTCGCGGAGGGGATCCAGCTCCCCCAGCTGGGAGAGGGCAGCTCCATCGTGGTGGCGCTGGTGTCCCTGACCGTCTGCGTGGAGTGA
- a CDS encoding ATP-binding protein, which translates to MEIKRDAYLKKLISRKHNGLIKVVTGIRRCGKSYLLFTLFKNYLMEHGIDQQHIIEIAFDSFKNERYRDPHVFYPFMEEQLKDDGLYYILLDEIQLLDDFESVLNGLIRIENADVYVTGSNAKFLSKDVITEFRGRGDEVRMYPLGFAEFMSVYPESKYDGWNEYMLYGGLPSILTYTEEEQKISFLKRLFEETYIQDIIGRNNIRNRDELEDLLNIISSAIGSLTNPKKLSDTFKSMKRKVISPVTVKKYLDYLCDAFLIDKAQRYDIKGKKYINTPLKYYFTDIGLRNARLNFRQLEENHTMENIIFNELKIRGYNVDVGLVTCTEKNSKGHAVRKQLEVDFVCNKGSKRCYIQSTFAIPDREKLGQEEGSLVRIPDSFKKIIIAKDAASQRFTESGTLILNIFDFLLNENSLEF; encoded by the coding sequence ATGGAGATCAAGAGGGACGCCTATCTGAAAAAACTGATTTCGCGAAAACATAACGGACTGATAAAGGTAGTCACCGGAATCAGGCGATGCGGGAAGTCATATCTTCTGTTTACTCTCTTCAAGAATTATCTGATGGAACATGGGATAGACCAGCAGCATATCATTGAGATAGCCTTCGATTCCTTCAAGAACGAGAGATACCGCGATCCGCATGTATTTTACCCTTTTATGGAAGAACAGCTCAAGGATGACGGATTGTATTATATCCTTCTGGACGAGATTCAGCTTTTAGATGACTTTGAATCGGTGCTCAATGGCTTGATTCGGATCGAAAATGCGGACGTCTATGTGACCGGAAGCAACGCTAAATTCCTTTCAAAGGACGTTATCACCGAATTTCGTGGCCGGGGAGATGAGGTTCGTATGTACCCTCTCGGCTTTGCGGAATTCATGTCCGTTTATCCAGAATCGAAATATGACGGCTGGAACGAATACATGCTTTATGGCGGGTTGCCCTCTATCCTCACCTATACGGAAGAGGAGCAGAAAATTTCATTTTTGAAGAGGTTGTTCGAGGAGACTTATATCCAGGACATCATTGGGAGAAATAACATACGCAATCGGGATGAATTGGAAGACCTGCTCAATATCATATCCTCTGCAATCGGCTCGCTCACCAATCCCAAAAAGCTCTCCGATACGTTCAAGAGCATGAAGCGGAAGGTCATAAGTCCCGTAACCGTTAAAAAGTATCTGGATTATCTCTGTGATGCGTTTTTGATCGATAAGGCACAGCGATACGATATAAAAGGGAAAAAATATATCAACACTCCACTGAAATATTATTTCACGGATATCGGCCTGAGAAACGCAAGGCTGAATTTTCGCCAGTTGGAGGAAAACCATACGATGGAGAATATCATTTTCAACGAACTGAAAATCCGAGGATACAATGTGGATGTGGGATTGGTGACCTGCACGGAAAAAAACTCGAAGGGCCATGCCGTAAGGAAACAACTCGAAGTGGATTTTGTCTGCAACAAGGGGTCGAAGCGATGCTATATCCAGTCCACATTCGCAATCCCGGACCGTGAGAAATTGGGACAGGAGGAGGGCTCTCTGGTTCGCATTCCGGACTCCTTCAAGAAGATCATTATCGCCAAGGACGCAGCATCTCAGAGGTTTACGGAATCGGGAACCCTGATCCTGAACATCTTTGATTTCCTTCTGAATGAAAACAGTCTGGAATTCTAG
- a CDS encoding alpha-ketoacid dehydrogenase subunit beta encodes MAQMSCSEAIRDGIRMEMRRDPNVFLAGEDVGIFGGCFGVTAGLLDEFGKERVVDTPVTETAIMGLGVGSAATGLRPVVEIMFADFMGVCLDELYNQAAKMRYMFGGKTKIPMVIRAPVGAGVSAAAQHSQSNEAWFTHIPGIKVVMPASPADAKGLMEAAVRDDNPVVYLEHKLMLGVQGDVPEGEYIVPIGKADIKRSGKDVSLIAWSAMVPKSLAAAEMLAAEGIDAEVVDLRTLTPLDRETLLGSVERTGRAVVVHEAVKTGGFGGEVAAVIADEGFNFLDAPVKRVAAPDTPIPFSPVLEKLWIPDEARIVAAAKELVRG; translated from the coding sequence ATGGCTCAGATGAGTTGCAGCGAAGCGATAAGGGACGGCATCCGCATGGAGATGCGCAGGGACCCCAATGTGTTTCTGGCAGGGGAGGATGTGGGGATCTTCGGCGGCTGCTTTGGCGTGACGGCGGGCCTACTGGACGAGTTCGGCAAGGAACGCGTCGTGGACACGCCGGTCACCGAGACGGCGATCATGGGGCTCGGTGTGGGCTCTGCCGCTACGGGGCTGCGCCCGGTCGTGGAGATCATGTTCGCCGACTTCATGGGCGTCTGCCTGGACGAGCTCTACAACCAGGCGGCCAAGATGCGCTACATGTTCGGCGGAAAGACGAAGATCCCGATGGTGATCCGTGCGCCCGTCGGCGCGGGTGTCTCGGCTGCGGCCCAGCACTCTCAGTCCAACGAGGCGTGGTTCACTCACATTCCGGGCATCAAGGTCGTCATGCCGGCCTCGCCGGCGGACGCCAAGGGGCTCATGGAGGCCGCCGTCCGCGACGACAATCCCGTTGTCTACCTGGAGCACAAGCTGATGCTGGGGGTGCAGGGCGACGTCCCGGAGGGAGAGTACATCGTCCCGATCGGCAAGGCGGACATCAAGCGCTCCGGCAAGGACGTCAGCCTCATCGCCTGGTCCGCCATGGTGCCGAAGTCCCTTGCCGCGGCCGAGATGCTGGCGGCGGAGGGCATCGATGCGGAGGTCGTGGACCTGCGGACCCTCACGCCCCTTGACAGGGAGACCCTGCTGGGGTCCGTGGAGAGGACCGGACGCGCGGTGGTGGTGCACGAGGCCGTCAAGACCGGAGGGTTCGGCGGGGAGGTCGCCGCCGTCATTGCGGATGAGGGGTTCAACTTCCTGGATGCCCCCGTCAAGCGCGTCGCCGCCCCCGATACCCCCATTCCCTTCAGCCCCGTCCTGGAAAAGCTCTGGATTCCCGACGAGGCACGTATCGTCGCTGCGGCGAAGGAACTGGTCCGGGGCTGA
- a CDS encoding NAD(+)/NADH kinase yields the protein MAAPTTVGIIANPASGKDIRRLVAYGTVFDNQEKVNIVRRVLLALSGTGVGRVLYMPDYYGIVEKAVEGMRSQDSLRLEVAPLEMELTATQLDSSNAAAALAEIGAACIVTMGGDGTNRMVAKCCGDVPLLPISTGTNNVFPLFLEGTIAGIAAGVVARGCAGPDAVYRAKRLTVFRNGIPADIALIDAVVLDNPFVASRAMWEVEDMCMAVLTRGEPHNIGIASLLGTLDPVTVHDPWGASIVLDPSKRDRVAAIAPGLLLPVGTSAPRRMKLGESVEIAPVPCIVALDGEREVEFREGDRGEIRLDRDGPNVVVPDRALRNAVAGGFFSRPDVLGIHL from the coding sequence ATGGCAGCGCCCACGACGGTGGGAATCATCGCCAATCCGGCCTCCGGAAAGGATATTCGTCGCCTGGTCGCCTACGGTACGGTCTTCGACAATCAGGAGAAGGTGAATATCGTCCGCAGGGTGCTGCTCGCCCTTTCGGGAACGGGGGTCGGGCGCGTGCTCTACATGCCGGACTACTACGGCATCGTCGAAAAAGCGGTCGAGGGCATGCGCAGCCAGGACTCCCTGAGGCTGGAGGTTGCGCCGCTGGAGATGGAGCTGACGGCGACCCAGCTCGACTCCAGCAATGCTGCGGCTGCTCTTGCGGAGATCGGAGCGGCATGCATCGTGACGATGGGGGGCGATGGGACGAATCGCATGGTCGCCAAGTGCTGCGGAGACGTCCCCCTGCTCCCCATCTCCACGGGGACGAACAACGTTTTTCCCCTCTTTCTGGAGGGGACGATCGCAGGGATTGCCGCCGGCGTCGTCGCACGGGGCTGCGCCGGACCGGACGCCGTGTACCGCGCAAAACGCCTCACGGTGTTTCGGAACGGAATCCCCGCGGACATCGCCCTGATCGATGCGGTGGTCCTGGACAACCCGTTCGTCGCCTCCCGCGCGATGTGGGAGGTGGAGGACATGTGCATGGCGGTCCTGACACGCGGTGAGCCCCATAATATCGGCATCGCCTCCCTGTTGGGCACGCTGGACCCCGTGACCGTCCACGACCCCTGGGGGGCCTCCATCGTCCTGGACCCCTCGAAGCGGGACCGGGTGGCCGCCATCGCCCCGGGGCTCCTGCTTCCGGTCGGAACGTCCGCTCCGCGCCGCATGAAGCTTGGAGAGAGCGTGGAGATCGCGCCCGTCCCGTGTATCGTCGCCCTGGACGGCGAGCGGGAGGTGGAGTTCCGGGAGGGGGATCGGGGGGAAATTCGTTTGGACCGGGACGGCCCGAACGTGGTAGTCCCGGATCGGGCTCTCAGGAATGCCGTTGCCGGCGGCTTCTTCAGTCGGCCGGACGTGCTGGGGATTCATCTATAA
- a CDS encoding ATP-grasp domain-containing protein codes for MGRLLMVESWVGATGRLLPPKIPELGHSYTLVTRDPGRYRSSCGRDGHPVLEYADEVVVAETNELEPMLEALGGRSFDGVLTVCDYYVETVRQTAQRLGVPCPFPERVGDVRRKHLMRRCLDAAGLGNARHVAASDWAGVAEGARMLGYPLVLKPSDLASSAFVRIVRDGDGLREAFQALESFPMNFRGQRREPVFLLEEYLEGPEFSVESVSAGGTTTVLGVTDKSVTGDPFFIEDGHMFPADLSDAEERRVTDYVLDVLRAVGFDHGVAHTEVKLTSEGPRIVEINPRLPGNYIVELVERVTGIDMLQTFVELALGKAPSPEMRGRGTGSAAILFLVPDGSGTVRSLSGADEAARSPGVVRCFFEDCVGREIAPAIDNACYLGHVVTRDEEGPGARALARRALDGVRVDFA; via the coding sequence ATGGGCCGTCTGCTGATGGTGGAGAGCTGGGTGGGAGCGACGGGAAGGCTGCTGCCGCCCAAGATTCCGGAGCTCGGACATTCCTACACGCTGGTCACGCGAGATCCCGGGCGTTATCGATCGTCCTGTGGCCGGGACGGGCATCCGGTGCTGGAGTACGCGGACGAGGTCGTCGTGGCGGAGACGAACGAGCTCGAGCCGATGCTGGAGGCGCTGGGCGGCCGGTCGTTCGACGGGGTCCTGACGGTCTGCGACTACTACGTCGAGACGGTGCGTCAGACGGCGCAGCGTCTGGGAGTTCCCTGCCCCTTCCCAGAACGCGTCGGCGACGTGCGCCGGAAGCATCTCATGCGCAGGTGTCTCGATGCGGCGGGGCTGGGGAATGCTCGCCACGTGGCGGCGTCCGACTGGGCGGGGGTGGCGGAGGGAGCCCGAATGCTGGGGTACCCTCTCGTCCTCAAGCCCTCGGACCTGGCGTCCAGCGCGTTCGTCCGGATCGTTCGGGACGGTGACGGCCTGCGTGAGGCGTTCCAGGCCCTGGAGTCCTTCCCCATGAACTTCAGAGGCCAGAGGAGGGAGCCGGTGTTCCTGCTGGAGGAGTACCTCGAAGGGCCGGAATTCAGCGTGGAGAGCGTATCGGCCGGCGGGACGACGACGGTGCTGGGGGTCACCGACAAGTCCGTGACGGGGGACCCCTTCTTCATCGAGGACGGCCACATGTTCCCGGCGGACCTGAGCGATGCCGAGGAGCGGCGAGTGACGGACTACGTGCTGGACGTCCTGAGGGCCGTGGGGTTCGATCATGGAGTCGCCCATACGGAGGTCAAGCTGACCTCCGAAGGGCCCAGGATCGTCGAGATCAATCCGCGGCTCCCCGGCAACTACATCGTGGAGCTCGTGGAGCGCGTGACGGGGATCGACATGCTCCAAACCTTCGTGGAGCTTGCGCTGGGAAAGGCGCCTTCCCCGGAGATGCGGGGCCGCGGGACCGGCAGCGCCGCCATCCTCTTTCTCGTCCCCGATGGGTCCGGGACGGTTCGGAGCCTGAGCGGCGCCGATGAGGCGGCGCGGAGCCCCGGCGTCGTGCGTTGTTTCTTCGAGGACTGCGTCGGTCGGGAAATAGCCCCCGCCATAGACAACGCCTGTTATCTCGGACATGTCGTGACCCGGGACGAGGAGGGGCCCGGAGCCCGAGCGCTGGCCCGGAGGGCGTTGGACGGGGTCCGCGTCGATTTCGCGTGA